The Gossypium arboreum isolate Shixiya-1 chromosome 4, ASM2569848v2, whole genome shotgun sequence DNA segment AAGTCTCGTTTATCAGcaactttgtttttatttatatacacacatataaAATTCTTCTTAATTAACAGTTTGGTTTGAACTTTGATTTGACTCTTGAATTTGGTTTGACTTTTCCATAAAACAAAGCGcatcttttattttctaaaaggTTCCATTATGAATCTTTATTTTACTGTTTTACCGACGAgcaaataataatacattaacaACGCGGTTAAACTAATCATAAATAGTGATAATGAATACTCTGACATCTATTCTAGTACTTTGACACTCAAGATCATAGTCAATCATTTAAAAGTAGTGCTTTGTAACAGAGGGAATCAGATTCCCCAAGAATGTTGTTATGAAAAAAAAGATAAGAGCATCTTTTTTTTAAGAAGTCCAAATTGCAAATGAAAAAATCGGATCTTCTTTTTAAGAACTCCTTTGAGAAAGTTTCAAGTGGTATATCATTCTTTcgaattttcaagtttttcttatGATATTTCAACTAGTATTGCATTACCTGGTTGGTTTTCAATAAGAGTTCTAATATAGCCCAATTGTTTTGTATGGTATGAAGACTTAGATTTGTCGAATTGTTTTGTTCTACtatcattttattattcttttgagGAAATTTGTTCTCCTATATCAGGAGCACACAAAGGGGTCGCAATCTAGGTATAAAAAGGAAGGTTGCAAAACTTATGAGGTTGATAAAAATGATTATACGAACCAACTTACTTAAAATTTAGACGATGAGTTTGAGACTTGGTTGTTTAGTGAATCCATAAATGATTGAGACGACTAAGCATAGAGAGAACAATTATGGCCTGAAAAGAGAACAAAAGAAAATATGGATAATTGGTTATTCACCCACCTTCTAATAACGGAGACCCCACATAACCTTTTACAGAACACAACTCCAGAATACACAGAACCTGCAAGCAAGAAATGAGAGAGAAAAAGATAATTAACAAATCATCAAAGAATTTCTAAGTGCATATGGCATGAAACTAAAAGGAATAGCATGATGAGTGGCTATCTTGTGGGAAAGACGAACAAAAAATATAATTGCTGAAGAGTTACCTGTTGGAGTAATAATCTGTTTCTCAGTGAAAGGAAGGTGCCCGAGACCATGCTCCACAACCTGAAACATGGAATTTTATACCATTCTATATCATTCTGATTGTTTTTGACTTAAATTTCCTATTCATTTAAGCTTCATTACCAAGCGAATCAATCGATCTGAATAGAATACAAAGTCATGCTTTGTTGTTTTGACATCACGGACAAGGGTGTGCATTCCCCGAATCTGAACACCATGCCAAAACATCATTCAACCCACCAAAGAATTCAGACACAAGAGcaagttaataaaataattactaCATAAATAAATGCTACCTGAAATGTTGAAAATATAACATTGATATTTGGATATATTTTGCATAGATCATGCTGGCCAAGCTTGGTAAGAATATGTTGTACTATTAAATCAATGGCGACATCATTATCTCCTCCTCTAGGGATGATTATGTCTGCAAACTTCTTCGATGGTAGTATGAATTCTTCGAAACTTGGCTTTACAAATCTCGAGTACTGCAAAATTGATACAAAGATTTGTAAGAAAAACCTAAAACATTTATTGCATGCCCACCTTGTAATAATTTGTATTATGCTTACATCTAACACTAtttaaacatggaaaataaaaacATGAACATGACACACATAAACATATATTACCAGCTTTGCGTACCAATGTAGTAATTAATGAGATAAACAAGTACTAGAACTAGTACTAACTTGATCGAGAACATTCTGAATGTTCCTCCCTCTTTCCACTGTATCCCTTTGAATTCTTCTTGCAAGCCGCACATCGGAATCTGTTAGCCATTATCATTGATAAATGAATTCTATGCTATGTTTGACTTGAATGACATTCAAGCACCTATCTCTTTTTCTACTTTTTAAATATTAGGGTATCTGATTGTGATAACATTTATTACATAACAATGCAACCAAAATCGTATTTAAAGCCCTTAATACCAGTGATTACTTAACCAGCATAGCAAGTAAGCAAAAACAGCAGGAAAAACGGATAAACCTATATCAACAAAGATCTTCATGTTCATAAGATTGCGAACGTGGAAATCATGGAGAACGAGAATTCCTTCTAAAATGATAACATCCGCTGGATTAACCTACATTAACACAAAATTTAATTTGTCAGACATTTCTGATTTAATTTcaacaaaatcaaaattatttgaaaagaaatatttaaatttacCAGACGTGACGGTTCAATACTTTTATGACTCTTGAAATCATAGCTAGGAATGTTAACTGGATGTCCCCGTCTTAATTTCTCCATACATGAAAGCAAAAGCTCAGTATTAAAAGCAGCtgcaaaagaaaataataatgttttaaaaaatatttattagaaaaagATTAATAATTGAAGAAGTTTGATTTGAACCCTTTACCAGGATGATCGAAATTGTATTCGTGAACGTTCACTAATTGATCATCGTTGAGTGAGCGATAAAACGAATCCTAagtttttgaaaaaatatataataaaaaaccgGAAAAgaacataataataaaagaagAATAGAGATTAAAAGATTTACTTGATTAACAAGAACAACACGTTGATCGTGAAGCTGTGAAATGATCTGGTTGCAAACTGTCGTTTTGCCAGATGCCGTTCCTCCTGCAACTCCTggatcaaaaaaattaaaaataaataaaaataaattaaagaaacaaaatagaattTATGGAAAAAATGAAAAGAGATGGAACCGATTATGAATGGTTGCTTATTTTTTGGACAATCAAATCCGCCGTTAGATTCGACTGAAATATGATCATTGAATCCACTTCTCAATGCAGCAGGCTCCATTATCAATCGAAAAACGATGAAGTTGAATATTAAAGTatcttaaaaattgaaaaaaaaaacgatTTTTTGAAGCTTGCATTTATTTGTTCCTTTTTTATGCTGCTTGTGTGAAGGAAGCGAGCGAATTACGCGGGAACTAGCTTACGTGGCGCTTTTGTTTTAGTTTGATTTCCACTTCCAACTGGGCTTCCTAATCGTTTTTTCtactaaataaaaattaaataaagatttACTTCACAAACTAGGTCAAATTAAAGTATGATATTAATATAATTGTACTTGCTTAAATTCATTTcagtttaaaatataaatttaaaagtttccttaaatttattcatatttataaaaattaacctAAATCGATTTCAAATCTGctcatattattttaatatttaataattttatatatttttatttattaaaatttttatataattatcttaacattattttaatatttatattagaataacattatatatttagtatctgtttattttttaatatattttaaattacataatatataaaaataacataatataaaatattataaacttaaaaacaaATTGAGCCGAGCTAAACTCAAACTTTGAATGCTCAAACCCAAGTCAAGCACATATTTTAAACAATCTAACTTTTTTACTCAAGCTTATTTTTCAAAAATGATCCCAAACTTTTAGACCCAGACAGATAACCCAACCCATAAATAAGTATACTTGCAACcatcttaaatttaaaaataaaactagaTGCAGCTCCATTTGAATTTGGAATAGAACATCTTAACTATTTCAGCTCGAATATGCTTTTTGGTTACACCTTTAGGACAAGGTTCAGACGGACAAGGTTCAGACATGTACTTAATGCACAAAGAAAATTGGGACTTTAAAACAGGTTTTTCAAGGGGGAATAAATTGTTTACAAATACATATGAAAACAAGAACAATATACGAAAGTGATTTTAGGTACTTTCAACAAATACATCCCATTGAGTGCAAAACAAATGTCTAAGGCTGAGCTTCGCTCTTTCTTTTCTTCATGGATTGCCGCTGTTTGCAGCAACCAGCAGGCATTATATCATTCTATAGTTTGCACATTCAACGTGATGCCAATTACTCTTGAGCTTTGGTCCTGTTATTATCTACAAAGAAAACAAAGTTTTAATCTCAAATGTATAACAAACCTAGTCATATATGTTACTTTCACTTGAATGCGAGTGTCATAACCCACATGCTCAATATGcatggtttttttttgggggatcATATCCTGATAAGCCTATCTGAATGTCAAATCaaggtatttttaaaaataaaaagaatcggaGAAACATAGATGGCTAAAACATTCAAGAGCAcaaacaaaagaaacaaaatctGCTCCAAAGAATAGCTGAAGCCTAATTGCATTTGGTTATGATGTGTATCTTATAATTTAGCAGCTTCACGTGGAAGAGAGAGTCAAGAAGACGAGTAGCATTCGAAACAATCAGCAAATGCAGAGATCTAAGCATGTAGACCAATCAAGGAATGATACTAAGTTAAGAAAAAACCTGAGAGAGAAAGTACATTCACATTGTCATAAACCCATCAGTCCACAACTTCTTTCTCGCTATTAACACTCGTTCTTCACCACCAGTGAGAGCATCAGCTCTGGGTTCAACCTCAGATAACCAGCCATCCCACCGCAATGCAGTGATAAATTTCTGGATGTAATTTATCACTGAGTGTTTATCTCTTATAATGACAAACCCATCAGGACGAAGTATCCTATCCATTTCAATCAGGAAGTCCTCTGGACTACAACCGCGCTCCTTAATCTCCGAAAACACCGCCCAAGCATGAAGAAGATCATATGTACGTGGGTATGTAGAAAATGCTTCGCACCTACAAAACCAAAGGTGAAAGCAATTAAGCCAAAAAAGAAGAAATGGCATATCTGATTATCAGAAtgatatggaaaaaaaaaaaaaagggtcaaGGATGTATATGTACAAAAAGTGAAGGCATACCAATCATGAACTGTTCCAATCAAGCCTCGGTCATAAATAATTTTCAATCTTGCAGACATTTTGACAGAAGCCACATTCATTACCCAAACATCCTTATCTTTGAGTGCAGTAGCAAACCCTCCAAGGTTCGAGTTCATATCCATGACATTTCTGATGGAATTCTTTTGTATAACAGATTTCATCTGTTTCCAATACTCAATCACTCTAAAATGCCATATTTTCTGCATCATAAGAAATATCATAGACATCAAAACTTAAGACTTTATATGGGAAACCAACCAATAAATCAAGATCAAGAAAGCATGGCAGAAGTAAATCACTTGGGACTCTATTGTGATCTCAGAAACTTACAGTATCTTCATGGAATTCCTCAGAGCTAACACCAATTTCTTCAAGGCGAGGTGGCGCTGCAGTAAGCCTCTGTGGCCAAGGAAGTAGTCCACTCCATCTTTCTTTGTGCATCCCTGTAGCATCAAGCAACAACCGAGTTAACACTTGCGAAGTAGTTCAGACCCTATTTCCAATTTTTAATAACAATAGACCAGTATCTTCAAGTTGATAGAGAAACATTCACAATGACATTACAAGTAATGAATTATGCAGTTTTACAACAAGGAAGCAATCACAACTTTAAATCCCATCAACATACACATGGTACTTCTACTTACTTGCAGAGTACGGGGTGATGCAAGCCTTCATAGACACATTCCAACTTGCATCTGGGTCATCACTGGAATTGCACAAAGGAGGCAGAGTCCCAGGATCTCTCTTCAAGTAACAGCTATTGCTCAGAGGCTTAGACCACATCACAGTTTGGCCTCTCTTTGCAACAACTTTCCAGCACATTCTTTTCAAAAGGCTGTACATAGCATTCCAGATCTTTCTATTTTCTGGATCTTGTTCATAGGCTTCAGGAGAAGAATATGCAAAGTACCCTCCAGGTCTCAGTAATCTATCGAGTTCCAATAGGAGAATCCCATCTCTCTGAAGCCAGTCAATTCGGCATCGTGAACAATGAGCTAACTCAAATGATCTGCTTGGATAAGGAAGCCTTTTTGTTCCCAACACACCAAGTGTTGAAGGGATACCCCTTTCCAGTGCAAATTGTATTTGATTCTCATGCACATCATTAGGTGCAAGGGACATGGCTATGATATCATGGTGTAGGAGATAGGCTCCAAAACTTGCAACTCCACATCCCACATCAAGAACATTTCGGATATGTCCACCATTGTTCAGTTTATCACCAGGAAATTTTAGCATCTATATAAATATAACGACTCAACATCAAGCTCAACAAAAATAAACTTctaagaaaaacaaaagaaaaaaagttgCAATTATTTGACTCTTGCAAATAACAAAAGGATCATTAGCACAATAAGTAAGATTTACCTGAGCAAGACCAACAATATACTTATCAGCACCATAATGAAAATGGGTTCCACCACCAGggaactttatcttttccccatCAACAACCATCCAATGCTGATCTGATTTCTCTTCCGCAAGATGCGTATGGGGTATATTGGCTTTCCAGACTTCATCTCTACTTGCAGGCCATCTTATAGGAATCTGAAATTCTAATAACAATTTCGTTGGTATCAAAACTAACTGAAACTATAAAGATTTTAACTATTAACTTAAGCAAAAAGGAACATCACTGACCTTGTAACCTTTTGGCGGTGGAATTAAGCAATTGTAACGTCGTTCTGGTGGCGGACAATGACGCTCATAGTGCTCCATTACTGTTAAATTAGGCTTTAGTTTCAACTGATATATAAGGTTCCTA contains these protein-coding regions:
- the LOC108460629 gene encoding probable methyltransferase PMT9 isoform X1, whose amino-acid sequence is MKQKNEQIHTTRLLTYLLIGLIGVLGLVCLYYGSSVAPGSRRYDDTDSRLDGSDPVFGGFSRNRDLVDLLDEQGYYLEVPKSIPICDMKYSELIPCLDRNLIYQLKLKPNLTVMEHYERHCPPPERRYNCLIPPPKGYKIPIRWPASRDEVWKANIPHTHLAEEKSDQHWMVVDGEKIKFPGGGTHFHYGADKYIVGLAQMLKFPGDKLNNGGHIRNVLDVGCGVASFGAYLLHHDIIAMSLAPNDVHENQIQFALERGIPSTLGVLGTKRLPYPSRSFELAHCSRCRIDWLQRDGILLLELDRLLRPGGYFAYSSPEAYEQDPENRKIWNAMYSLLKRMCWKVVAKRGQTVMWSKPLSNSCYLKRDPGTLPPLCNSSDDPDASWNVSMKACITPYSARMHKERWSGLLPWPQRLTAAPPRLEEIGVSSEEFHEDTKIWHFRVIEYWKQMKSVIQKNSIRNVMDMNSNLGGFATALKDKDVWVMNVASVKMSARLKIIYDRGLIGTVHDWCEAFSTYPRTYDLLHAWAVFSEIKERGCSPEDFLIEMDRILRPDGFVIIRDKHSVINYIQKFITALRWDGWLSEVEPRADALTGGEERVLIARKKLWTDGFMTM
- the LOC108458507 gene encoding uridine kinase-like protein 5 isoform X1 — its product is MEPAALRSGFNDHISVESNGGFDCPKNKQPFIIGVAGGTASGKTTVCNQIISQLHDQRVVLVNQDSFYRSLNDDQLVNVHEYNFDHPAAFNTELLLSCMEKLRRGHPVNIPSYDFKSHKSIEPSRLVNPADVIILEGILVLHDFHVRNLMNMKIFVDIDSDVRLARRIQRDTVERGRNIQNVLDQYSRFVKPSFEEFILPSKKFADIIIPRGGDNDVAIDLIVQHILTKLGQHDLCKIYPNINVIFSTFQIRGMHTLVRDVKTTKHDFVFYSDRLIRLVVEHGLGHLPFTEKQIITPTGSVYSGVVFCKRLCGVSVIRSGESMENALRACCKGIKIGKILIHGDGKNGRQLIYEKLPADISSRHVLLLDPVLASGNSAIKAISLLLSKGVPETSIIFLNLISMSIVKLQAPEGIHAVCRKFPKLKIVTSEIDSSLDKNYGVIPGMGEFGDRYFGTD
- the LOC108460629 gene encoding probable methyltransferase PMT9 isoform X3, translating into MEHYERHCPPPERRYNCLIPPPKGYKIPIRWPASRDEVWKANIPHTHLAEEKSDQHWMVVDGEKIKFPGGGTHFHYGADKYIVGLAQMLKFPGDKLNNGGHIRNVLDVGCGVASFGAYLLHHDIIAMSLAPNDVHENQIQFALERGIPSTLGVLGTKRLPYPSRSFELAHCSRCRIDWLQRDGILLLELDRLLRPGGYFAYSSPEAYEQDPENRKIWNAMYSLLKRMCWKVVAKRGQTVMWSKPLSNSCYLKRDPGTLPPLCNSSDDPDASWNVSMKACITPYSARMHKERWSGLLPWPQRLTAAPPRLEEIGVSSEEFHEDTKIWHFRVIEYWKQMKSVIQKNSIRNVMDMNSNLGGFATALKDKDVWVMNVASVKMSARLKIIYDRGLIGTVHDWCEAFSTYPRTYDLLHAWAVFSEIKERGCSPEDFLIEMDRILRPDGFVIIRDKHSVINYIQKFITALRWDGWLSEVEPRADALTGGEERVLIARKKLWTDGFMTM
- the LOC108458507 gene encoding uridine kinase-like protein 5 isoform X2 gives rise to the protein MEPAALRSGFNDHISVESNGGFDCPKNKQPFIIGVAGGTASGKTTVCNQIISQLHDQRVVLVNQDSFYRSLNDDQLVNVHEYNFDHPAAFNTELLLSCMEKLRRGHPVNIPSYDFKSHKSIEPSRLVNPADVIILEGILVLHDFHVRNLMNMKIFVDIDSDVRLARRIQRDTVERGRNIQNVLDQYSRFVKPSFEEFILPSKKFADIIIPRGGDNDVAIDLIVQHILTKLGQHDLCKIYPNINVIFSTFQIRGMHTLVRDVKTTKHDFVFYSDRLIRLVVEHGLGHLPFTEKQIITPTGSVYSGVVFCKRLCGVSVIRSGESMENALRACCKGIKIGKILIHGDGKNGRQLIYEKLPADISSRHVLLLDPVLASGNSAIKAISLLLSKGVPETSIIFLNLISAPEGIHAVCRKFPKLKIVTSEIDSSLDKNYGVIPGMGEFGDRYFGTD
- the LOC108460629 gene encoding probable methyltransferase PMT9 isoform X2, which produces MKQKNEQIHTTRLLTYLLIGLIGVLGLVCLYYGSSVAPGSRRYDDTDSRLDGSDPVFGGFSRNRDLVDLLDEQGYYLEVPKSIPICDMKYSELIPCLDRNLIYQLKLKPNLTVMEHYERHCPPPERRYNCLIPPPKGYKIPIRWPASRDEVWKANIPHTHLAEEKSDQHWMVVDGEKIKFPGGGTHFHYGADKYIVGLAQMLKFPGDKLNNGGHIRNVLDVGCGVASFGAYLLHHDIIAMSLAPNDVHENQIQFALERGIPSTLGVLGTKRLPYPSRSFELAHCSRCRIDWLQRDGILLLELDRLLRPGGYFAYSSPEAYEQDPENRKIWNAMYSLLKRMCWKVVAKRGQTVMWSKPLSNSCYLKRDPGTLPPLCNSSDDPDASWNVSMKACITPYSARMHKERWSGLLPWPQRLTAAPPRLEEIGVSSEEFHEDTKIWHFRVIEYWKQMKSVIQKNSIRNVMDMNSNLGGFATALKDKDVWVMNVASVKMSARLKIIYDRGLIGTVHDWCEAFSTYPRTYDLLHAWAVFSEIKERGCSPEDFLIEMDRILRPDGFVIIRDKHSVINYIQKFITALRWDGWLSEVEPRADALTGGEERVLIARKKLWTDGFMTI
- the LOC108458507 gene encoding uridine kinase-like protein 5 isoform X3, which encodes MEPAALRSGFNDHISVESNGGFDCPKNKQPFIIGVAGGTASGKTTVCNQIISQLHDQRVVLVNQDSFYRSLNDDQLVNVHEYNFDHPAAFNTELLLSCMEKLRRGHPVNIPSYDFKSHKSIEPSRLVNPADVIILEGILVLHDFHVRNLMNMKIFVDIDSDVRLARRIQRDTVERGRNIQNVLDQYSRFVKPSFEEFILPSKKFADIIIPRGGDNDVAIDLIVQHILTKLGQHDLCKIYPNINVIFSTFQIRGMHTLVRDVKTTKHDFVFYSDRLIRLVVEHGLGHLPFTEKQIITPTGSVYSGVVFCKRLCGVSVIRSGESMENALRACCKGIKIGKILIHGDGKNGRQLPADISSRHVLLLDPVLASGNSAIKAISLLLSKGVPETSIIFLNLISAPEGIHAVCRKFPKLKIVTSEIDSSLDKNYGVIPGMGEFGDRYFGTD